Within Petrotoga sibirica DSM 13575, the genomic segment GTTTACAAAGTTACCAAGAAGCCTAAAACATTCAAACCAATAAAAGATTACGTAGCAAAATTAGGTAGATACAGCAAACTTATGAAAAGGCAAGATGCTAACGAAATACTGGAAGAACTACAAAATTATGTTGATGCTAAATGGGATAGATTGTTGGCTTTGGAGGAAATTTCTAAAGATAAACCTATTAGAACAAAAATATAGAGGCTTTAAAGGGGATATTAATTTATCCCCTTTTTTAAATAATAAAAGATTAAACATTGAGCAAATCCAAAAAATGTGGTAAAATTAGAATCAAAGTCATTTCATTTTTAAAGATAGTAAAATTTTAAGCAATTAGGAGGCATTAGTGGATGAATAATTGGTTTAAAAAGCATGAAAGACTGATCACTATAATAGTTATAGCAGGTTTTTTAGCAGGTATAGTTTGGTGGTCTGTGGCAACTTATGTATCATCTCGGACCCCTGTGACTACTTCACAAAATGGAAACACCCTGAGGAAAGAAGACTCTGTTTTAGTTATCACTAAAGAAGGCATAGAATTGGATTATCCTTATTGGATTATGAAGAGTGAAGTAGATAACATAACTCAGCAGCAAGCGCAGATCTATCAACAGTATTACGGTCAACAGTTGGATCCGGTTTTTGATTATTTATCACTTGATAATCAGGTGGTAGATCTACTCTTTGACGAAAAAATTGTTAGATATTACGCCGAACAAAACAATCTTTTCCCCTCTAACGATGAAGTGAATAATCAGATAAATACACAGGTTGATCAATATATATCTCAGTACAAATCTGATGAATCAAATTGGAATAATATGCTTCAGTACTACGGTAGTGAACAAAATATTCGAAACATCTTAATTTCGGGTTTACAACAAACAGTGGAGACAGATTTAATAAATAATGCGGTTAAAGATGCAGTTGCTTCGGTTCCCAGAGAAGATGCTTTAGCTTATATCGAACAAAACTTTGAAAGTATAAAGAATGATTATGAAGAAGTTAGAGTACAGCATATACTTTTTTCAGATGAGGCAACCGCCAATAGCATCAAGGAAAAGATTGAAACAGGTGAGATAACCTTTGAAGATGCCGCTTCTTTGTATTCAAAGGATACTTCTAATGCTACTAATTCTGGAGAGATTGGATGGATAAAACACGGGCAGTATGAAAAAAGTTTTGAAGATGCAGCTTTTAATGGACAAGTTGGTGAAATTATTGGACCTGTACAAACGTCTGAGGGTTTCCATTTAATAAGAGTACTTGATAGGAAAATATTTGAAAAACCCGAAGATATATTTTTGTATGATGATGTATATGCTGAAGTAGAAAGCACAGTTCAAGGTCAAAAGTATGATAATTGGTTGTCTGATTATAAAGAAAGTGAAAAC encodes:
- a CDS encoding peptidylprolyl isomerase, producing the protein MNNWFKKHERLITIIVIAGFLAGIVWWSVATYVSSRTPVTTSQNGNTLRKEDSVLVITKEGIELDYPYWIMKSEVDNITQQQAQIYQQYYGQQLDPVFDYLSLDNQVVDLLFDEKIVRYYAEQNNLFPSNDEVNNQINTQVDQYISQYKSDESNWNNMLQYYGSEQNIRNILISGLQQTVETDLINNAVKDAVASVPREDALAYIEQNFESIKNDYEEVRVQHILFSDEATANSIKEKIETGEITFEDAASLYSKDTSNATNSGEIGWIKHGQYEKSFEDAAFNGQVGEIIGPVQTSEGFHLIRVLDRKIFEKPEDIFLYDDVYAEVESTVQGQKYDNWLSDYKESENFGRNYYDTKLMYMYELTKAGTDVERLEELAKELESIVFEGDEISMEVDSDYLAIYTMVVSQLMGLYSDQTTSINQYLSLSEFVDPAIVSLGLDAINNKLEELNAQSTTDESTSLSSEISKYQDAKSYLSSKESLEALGVRTTEDASVIRSELQTKSQDYTEKLKKVLADLYAQYPTSKTIVQIYYQLNPQDPKVKVSYSKLQLDQLKQYSYYLGSQYLFTLFQQQITEILVNVQTVVDSTQAATDTKLEALDVGLDLSDLLGLKEIKLSYLEIIKEIDPNYYTNIDSMIESLQKEIQEANNASTETSQIATQSNIQ